From one Tsukamurella tyrosinosolvens genomic stretch:
- a CDS encoding acyl-CoA dehydrogenase family protein codes for MPTHEVTNQVPPLLGFNTAETPMIDDALRRAHVDATQLDAIHALGALGGTAEALEWGDLAEAHPPVLKTHDRYGNRIDEVVYDPAYHRLMTVAVEHGLHAAPWAEADPNAHLVRAAKFSVWGHVDAGHGCPISMTYAVVPALRANAELAAQYEPLLTAKEYDFGLRAPLGKRGLIAGMSMTEKQGGSDVRANTTRAIPQSDGTYRITGHKWFTSAPMSDLFLTLAQTESGVSCFFIPRVLPDGTRNVFALQRLKDKLGNHSNASSEVEYDDTVGWLVGEEGRGVRTIVEMVNMTRLDCVLGTATGMRAGLAQAAHHAAHRKAFGADLIDQPLMRNVLADLAVEAEGATTAGLWLAGLTDRSVAGDEDASLLRRIALAVTKYHVCKRGPIHAAEALECLGGNGYIEDSRMPRLYREAPLLSVWEGSGNVAALDVLRAMAREPQSVAAFFAELDAAAGADSFYDEAVAKLKGAFGALDLTDQAALQFGARRLVGDMASALQGSLLVRYGHPAVADAYTRTRLTGDRGDVFGTLPQGVDTAAILDRATPKIG; via the coding sequence GTGCCCACCCACGAAGTGACCAACCAGGTGCCGCCGCTGCTCGGCTTCAACACCGCCGAGACCCCGATGATCGACGACGCGCTGCGGCGCGCCCACGTCGACGCGACGCAACTGGACGCGATCCACGCCCTCGGTGCCCTCGGCGGCACGGCCGAGGCGCTGGAGTGGGGCGACCTCGCCGAGGCGCACCCGCCCGTCCTGAAGACCCACGACCGGTACGGCAACCGCATCGACGAGGTGGTCTACGACCCCGCGTACCACCGCCTGATGACGGTCGCCGTCGAGCACGGCCTGCACGCCGCGCCGTGGGCCGAGGCCGACCCGAACGCGCACCTGGTGCGCGCTGCGAAGTTCAGCGTGTGGGGCCACGTCGACGCCGGGCACGGTTGCCCGATCTCCATGACCTACGCCGTCGTGCCCGCGCTGCGCGCCAACGCCGAGCTCGCCGCGCAGTACGAGCCGCTGCTCACCGCGAAGGAGTACGACTTCGGCCTGCGGGCGCCGCTGGGCAAGCGCGGCCTCATCGCCGGCATGTCGATGACGGAGAAGCAGGGCGGCTCGGACGTCCGGGCCAACACCACCCGTGCGATCCCGCAATCCGATGGCACGTACCGGATCACGGGCCACAAGTGGTTCACCTCCGCGCCGATGTCGGACCTGTTCCTCACCCTCGCGCAGACCGAATCGGGCGTCTCCTGCTTCTTCATCCCGCGCGTGCTGCCCGACGGGACGCGCAACGTCTTCGCCCTGCAGCGCCTCAAGGACAAGCTGGGCAACCACTCCAACGCCAGCAGCGAGGTCGAGTACGACGACACCGTCGGCTGGCTCGTCGGCGAGGAGGGGCGCGGCGTCCGCACCATCGTCGAGATGGTGAACATGACCCGCCTCGACTGCGTGCTCGGCACCGCCACCGGCATGCGCGCCGGGCTCGCGCAGGCCGCGCATCACGCCGCGCACCGCAAGGCCTTCGGCGCGGACCTCATCGACCAGCCGCTCATGCGCAACGTGCTCGCCGACCTCGCCGTCGAGGCCGAGGGCGCCACCACCGCCGGGCTCTGGCTCGCGGGCCTCACCGACCGCTCGGTCGCGGGCGACGAGGACGCGTCCCTGCTGCGCCGGATCGCCTTGGCGGTCACCAAGTACCACGTGTGCAAGCGCGGCCCGATCCATGCCGCCGAGGCCCTGGAGTGCCTGGGCGGCAACGGCTACATCGAGGACTCGCGGATGCCCCGCCTGTACCGCGAGGCGCCGCTGCTCTCCGTGTGGGAGGGCTCCGGCAACGTGGCGGCCCTCGACGTGCTGCGCGCGATGGCCCGCGAGCCGCAGTCCGTCGCCGCCTTCTTCGCGGAGCTCGACGCCGCCGCGGGCGCCGACTCGTTCTACGACGAGGCCGTCGCGAAGCTCAAGGGCGCGTTCGGCGCTCTCGACCTCACGGACCAGGCCGCGCTGCAGTTCGGCGCCCGCCGCCTCGTCGGCGACATGGCGTCCGCGCTGCAGGGCTCGCTGCTCGTGCGCTACGGGCACCCCGCCGTCGCGGACGCCTACACCCGCACCCGCCTCACGGGCGACCGCGGCGACGTCTTCGGCACCCTCCCGCAGGGCGTCGACACCGCCGCGATCCTGGACCGCGCCACGCCGAAGATCGGCTGA
- a CDS encoding PaaX family transcriptional regulator has product MSTPLTTTVSARSAVLSLLLGAHPPELEGREIVAAMRLFGVSESTTRAAMSRMVSAGDLVRDGGLYALSDRLARRQARTDSPTMLPWDGTWETAIVTTSGRSAGDRAELRTEMTRLRLAELREGVWMRPANLDRPLPASVRQVTTRFTARPDDDPVDLASTLWDLPEWSRHGHALLGAIADAGDDGQARFLTMVSVVRHLYRDPLLPPELRPEDWPADDLTAAYADFRAWLAAMRIGRG; this is encoded by the coding sequence ATGTCCACGCCCCTCACCACGACGGTCTCCGCGCGCTCGGCCGTGCTGAGCCTGCTGCTGGGCGCGCACCCGCCGGAGCTGGAAGGGCGCGAGATCGTCGCGGCGATGCGACTGTTCGGGGTCTCAGAATCCACGACGCGGGCGGCGATGTCGCGCATGGTGTCCGCGGGCGACCTGGTGCGCGACGGCGGGCTCTACGCGCTGTCGGATCGCCTCGCCCGGCGCCAGGCGCGCACGGACTCCCCCACGATGCTGCCCTGGGACGGGACGTGGGAGACGGCGATCGTCACGACCAGTGGGCGCAGCGCCGGCGATCGCGCCGAGCTGCGCACCGAGATGACCCGCCTGCGGCTCGCGGAACTGCGCGAGGGCGTGTGGATGCGGCCCGCGAACCTCGACCGGCCGCTGCCCGCCTCGGTGCGGCAGGTGACCACGCGCTTCACCGCGCGGCCGGACGACGACCCCGTCGACCTGGCGAGCACGCTGTGGGACCTGCCGGAGTGGTCCCGGCACGGGCACGCGCTGCTGGGCGCGATCGCCGACGCCGGCGACGACGGGCAGGCGCGCTTCCTGACGATGGTGTCGGTGGTGCGGCACCTGTACCGCGACCCGCTGCTGCCGCCGGAGCTGCGGCCGGAGGATTGGCCGGCGGACGACCTCACCGCGGCGTACGCGGACTTCCGCGCGTGGCTCGCCGCGATGCGGATCGGTCGGGGCTGA
- a CDS encoding crotonase/enoyl-CoA hydratase family protein, which translates to MSVLVSRQGPVTVVEIDRPGVRNAVDRATAEALADAFRAFDADPDAAVAVLHGRGGTFCAGADLKAVAAGTPNRVEPDGDAPMGISRMRLSKPVIAAIEGHAVAGGLELAIWADLRVAATDAVLGVFCRRWGVPLIDGGTVRLPRLIGASRAMDLILTGRPVDAAEAERIGLVNRTVEPGTALEAAVELGRQLAGFPQTCLRNDRLSMLEAETKPEAEALGIEYRYGLKSLLDGAVEGATRFSDGAGRHGAFHDE; encoded by the coding sequence ATGAGCGTCCTCGTCAGCCGGCAGGGACCGGTCACCGTCGTCGAGATCGACCGGCCCGGCGTGCGCAACGCCGTCGACCGCGCCACCGCCGAGGCCCTCGCCGACGCCTTCCGCGCCTTCGACGCCGACCCGGATGCCGCCGTCGCCGTGCTGCACGGGCGCGGCGGGACCTTCTGCGCGGGAGCCGATCTCAAGGCCGTCGCCGCCGGCACCCCGAACCGCGTCGAGCCCGACGGGGACGCGCCGATGGGAATCTCGCGGATGCGCCTGAGCAAGCCCGTCATCGCCGCGATCGAGGGGCACGCCGTGGCCGGCGGCCTCGAGCTGGCCATCTGGGCGGACCTGCGCGTCGCCGCCACCGATGCGGTCCTCGGCGTCTTCTGCCGCCGCTGGGGCGTGCCGCTCATCGACGGCGGCACCGTGCGGCTGCCCCGGCTCATCGGGGCGAGTCGCGCGATGGACCTCATCCTCACCGGGCGTCCCGTCGACGCGGCGGAGGCCGAGCGGATCGGCCTGGTCAACCGCACCGTCGAACCCGGAACGGCACTGGAGGCCGCCGTCGAACTCGGACGGCAGCTCGCCGGATTCCCGCAGACCTGCCTGCGCAACGACCGGCTCTCGATGCTCGAGGCCGAGACGAAACCGGAGGCTGAGGCGCTCGGGATCGAGTACCGGTACGGCCTCAAGTCGCTCCTCGACGGGGCCGTGGAAGGCGCCACCCGGTTCTCCGACGGTGCCGGCCGGCACGGCGCGTTCCACGACGAATGA
- a CDS encoding acyl-CoA thioesterase domain-containing protein, which yields MTTLEVPAQFARSGGGFDSLPAAEGRWAPGTLSGPAIAGLLAQVLDTEFGEGLVGTRWHCDMFRMVRSGHLDVRTRLVRSGRRIRVAEAEIIQNDKTVVRAAVTFYHRAPQPDGVVWSDPHVPAPPPPEAPRLAMAGGSGDYVSSDTPEHWATAERKRVWTRGWRVLDGEETTPFARAAMVSDCTNLVTGMGTGGVETINGDVSMAIARAPRGDEIGLEADQFVIVDGISISSASMFDRDGRFGVCTVTGVATGSAVHGPTSS from the coding sequence ATGACCACCCTGGAGGTACCCGCGCAGTTCGCCCGCAGCGGCGGCGGGTTCGATTCGCTGCCCGCCGCGGAGGGCCGCTGGGCGCCCGGCACCCTGTCGGGCCCCGCGATCGCGGGCCTGCTGGCGCAGGTCCTCGACACCGAGTTCGGCGAGGGCCTCGTGGGGACCCGCTGGCACTGCGACATGTTCCGCATGGTCCGCTCCGGCCACCTGGACGTCCGCACGCGCCTCGTCCGCTCGGGCCGCCGCATCCGCGTCGCGGAGGCGGAGATCATCCAGAACGACAAGACCGTCGTCCGCGCCGCCGTCACGTTCTACCACCGGGCCCCGCAGCCCGACGGTGTCGTCTGGTCCGATCCGCACGTGCCCGCCCCGCCGCCACCCGAGGCGCCGCGCCTCGCGATGGCCGGCGGCAGCGGCGACTACGTCTCGTCCGACACCCCGGAGCACTGGGCCACCGCCGAGCGCAAGCGCGTCTGGACCCGCGGCTGGCGCGTCCTCGACGGCGAGGAGACCACGCCCTTCGCCCGCGCCGCGATGGTCTCCGACTGCACCAACCTGGTGACCGGCATGGGCACCGGCGGCGTCGAGACCATCAACGGCGACGTCTCCATGGCCATCGCCCGCGCACCCCGCGGCGACGAGATCGGCTTGGAGGCCGACCAGTTCGTCATCGTCGACGGCATCAGCATCTCCTCGGCGAGCATGTTCGACCGCGACGGCCGGTTCGGCGTCTGCACCGTCACCGGGGTCGCCACCGGCTCCGCCGTCCACGGGCCCACGTCGTCATGA
- a CDS encoding class I SAM-dependent methyltransferase, whose protein sequence is MGDSFFVRMWPRLVRNEPPLVTELRRRNLAGLSGRVLEVGAGTGTNFALYPPEVTAVVALEPEDALRAEASAVADARVEVRPERLDEYVADEPFDAVVFSLVLCSLPDPEGAVRQVRGVLRPDGELRFLEHVAARGGMLEGLQKAADATVWPRLFGNCHAHRDAVGLISGAGFAVTTVEDRMLAPAWVPIPTSPLVLGRAHA, encoded by the coding sequence ATGGGCGATTCGTTCTTCGTGAGGATGTGGCCGCGGCTGGTGCGCAACGAGCCGCCGCTGGTCACCGAGCTGCGGCGGCGCAACCTGGCCGGCCTGTCGGGTCGCGTGCTGGAGGTGGGCGCGGGCACCGGAACGAACTTCGCGCTGTACCCGCCCGAGGTCACCGCCGTCGTCGCGCTGGAGCCGGAGGACGCCCTGCGCGCCGAGGCGTCGGCCGTGGCGGACGCGCGCGTCGAGGTGCGCCCCGAGCGGCTCGACGAGTACGTCGCCGACGAGCCCTTCGACGCCGTCGTGTTCAGCCTGGTGCTGTGCTCGCTGCCCGACCCCGAGGGCGCGGTCCGGCAGGTCCGCGGCGTCCTGCGGCCCGACGGCGAGCTCCGTTTCCTCGAGCACGTCGCCGCGCGCGGCGGGATGCTGGAGGGCCTGCAGAAGGCGGCGGACGCCACCGTCTGGCCGCGGCTGTTCGGGAACTGCCACGCGCACCGCGACGCCGTCGGCCTGATCAGCGGCGCCGGCTTCGCCGTGACGACCGTCGAGGACCGGATGCTGGCGCCCGCCTGGGTACCGATCCCGACGTCGCCGCTGGTCCTCGGTCGCGCGCACGCATGA
- a CDS encoding MFS transporter, with protein sequence MGPFAHRDFRLLFSAQIVALVGTGLTTVALGLLAYEIAGSAAAVVLGTALTIKMVLYVVIAPLAAAYVDRLPRRAFLVALDVVRAAIVLALPFVTEVWQIYVLIGALQAASAAFTPTFQAVIPDIITDEREYTTALSASQVAYTMESLVSPVVAALALLLIDFDVLFVGTAVGFVVSAFLVLRATVPDARQAPTGSPADRILSGVRLFARTPSLRGVFAVNFAVAAAGSIVVVNTVNYVRDRLGGSESQVAWMLAASGGGTLLVALAVPRLLDRFTERSVMLKGATLLTAAAAGAVAMAAADTPSWALTAVVWFASGAGSAMAITPTGKVLRAAAAPSDVAAVFAAQFSLSHLAWLVAYPIAGWGANRFGLVPAWALLAGIAAAGAILAPALWRRAPATLPAPATAEATVTAPSDTADDTSEREPALVPGSAAWRHTAAAGGTLTECQCTCAQAA encoded by the coding sequence GTGGGTCCCTTCGCGCACCGCGATTTCCGGCTGCTGTTCAGCGCGCAGATCGTCGCGCTCGTCGGCACCGGCCTGACGACCGTCGCGCTGGGCCTCCTCGCCTACGAGATCGCGGGCTCCGCGGCCGCCGTCGTGCTCGGCACCGCCCTGACGATCAAGATGGTGCTGTACGTCGTCATCGCGCCGCTGGCCGCGGCGTACGTCGACCGGCTCCCGCGCCGGGCCTTCCTGGTGGCGCTCGACGTCGTGCGCGCGGCCATCGTCCTCGCCCTGCCCTTCGTCACCGAGGTCTGGCAGATCTACGTGCTCATCGGCGCCCTGCAGGCGGCGTCGGCGGCCTTCACCCCCACCTTCCAGGCCGTCATCCCGGACATCATCACCGACGAGCGCGAGTACACCACAGCGCTGTCCGCATCCCAGGTCGCCTACACGATGGAGAGTCTCGTCAGCCCGGTCGTCGCCGCCCTCGCGCTGCTCCTCATCGACTTCGACGTCCTGTTCGTCGGCACCGCAGTCGGTTTCGTGGTCTCCGCGTTCCTCGTCCTCCGCGCGACGGTGCCCGACGCGCGCCAGGCGCCGACGGGCAGCCCAGCCGACCGGATCCTCTCCGGCGTAAGGCTCTTCGCCCGCACCCCGAGCCTGCGGGGCGTCTTCGCCGTGAACTTCGCGGTGGCCGCAGCGGGTTCGATCGTGGTGGTCAACACCGTCAACTACGTCCGCGACCGGCTGGGCGGCAGCGAATCCCAGGTCGCGTGGATGCTCGCCGCGTCCGGCGGCGGCACCCTGCTCGTGGCGCTGGCCGTCCCGCGCCTGCTGGACCGGTTCACCGAGCGGTCCGTGATGCTCAAGGGCGCAACGCTGCTCACCGCGGCGGCCGCGGGCGCCGTCGCGATGGCCGCCGCCGACACCCCGTCGTGGGCGCTGACCGCGGTGGTCTGGTTCGCCAGCGGCGCCGGCTCGGCGATGGCCATCACGCCCACCGGCAAGGTGCTGCGCGCCGCCGCGGCTCCGAGCGACGTGGCCGCAGTCTTCGCCGCGCAGTTCTCCCTCTCGCACCTCGCGTGGCTCGTCGCCTACCCGATCGCGGGCTGGGGCGCGAACCGTTTCGGGCTCGTCCCCGCGTGGGCGCTCCTCGCCGGAATCGCCGCCGCCGGAGCGATCCTCGCACCCGCCCTGTGGCGCCGAGCGCCGGCGACACTCCCAGCGCCAGCCACCGCGGAGGCGACCGTGACGGCACCGTCGGACACGGCGGACGACACCTCGGAGCGCGAGCCGGCGCTGGTGCCCGGTAGCGCCGCGTGGCGGCACACCGCCGCCGCAGGCGGCACGCTCACCGAATGCCAGTGCACCTGCGCCCAGGCCGCCTGA
- a CDS encoding metallophosphoesterase, whose protein sequence is MAVHPLLRAGAGLAGAGVASIAYATVFERNAFTLREHTLPILPPGTPTLRILHISDLHMTPGQRLKQGWVRELAALEPDLVVNTGDNLSHPRAVPSVVQTLDPLLARPGLFVFGSNDYFGPTPKNPAKYFDKDHERKHGDPLPWQDLRAAFSERGWLDATHAVRRLEAGGVTISVAGVDDPHIERDRYETIAGRADESVDLRLALTHSPEPRVLDRFAADGYDLALAGHTHGGQLCLPVYGALITNCGLDRSRVKGASAWGAHMKLHVSAGLGTSPWAPFRTFCRPEASLLTLVGAPVRDREVELGPVVAPEAVQA, encoded by the coding sequence ATGGCAGTTCATCCTCTTCTCCGTGCCGGAGCCGGCCTCGCGGGCGCGGGCGTCGCGTCCATCGCGTACGCCACCGTCTTCGAGCGCAACGCCTTCACGCTGCGCGAGCACACGCTGCCGATCCTGCCGCCGGGCACGCCGACGCTGCGGATCCTGCACATCTCGGACCTGCACATGACGCCCGGTCAGCGGCTCAAGCAGGGCTGGGTGCGTGAGCTGGCGGCGCTGGAGCCGGACCTGGTGGTGAACACGGGCGACAACCTGTCGCACCCGCGGGCGGTCCCGTCGGTGGTGCAGACCCTCGATCCGCTGCTCGCCCGGCCGGGCCTGTTCGTCTTCGGCTCCAACGACTACTTCGGGCCGACGCCGAAGAACCCGGCCAAGTACTTCGACAAGGACCACGAGCGCAAGCACGGCGACCCGCTGCCCTGGCAGGACCTGCGGGCGGCGTTCTCCGAGCGCGGCTGGCTGGACGCCACGCACGCGGTGCGGCGCCTCGAGGCGGGCGGCGTCACCATCTCCGTCGCGGGCGTCGACGATCCGCACATCGAGCGGGACCGGTACGAGACGATCGCCGGTCGCGCCGACGAGTCCGTCGACCTGCGGCTCGCCCTGACCCACTCGCCGGAGCCGCGCGTGCTCGACCGGTTCGCCGCCGACGGCTACGACCTCGCCCTCGCCGGCCACACGCACGGCGGGCAGCTGTGCCTGCCGGTGTACGGCGCTCTCATCACCAACTGCGGCCTGGACCGGTCGCGGGTGAAGGGCGCCTCGGCGTGGGGCGCGCACATGAAGCTGCACGTGAGCGCCGGCCTCGGCACGTCGCCGTGGGCGCCGTTCCGCACCTTCTGCCGCCCGGAGGCCTCGCTGCTCACCCTCGTCGGCGCCCCGGTGCGCGACCGGGAGGTCGAGCTGGGGCCCGTCGTCGCGCCGGAGGCGGTACAGGCCTGA
- a CDS encoding GatB/YqeY domain-containing protein, which produces MSEVKAAIRDDLKTAMKAKDTLVTGTLRMLLSAIQNEETSGTAHALTDEEFLKVVAREVKKRGEAAEIFEANGRDELAAKERAEAEVMSRYLPKQLGDDELNALVDAAIAEVTAELGEAPTVRQMGQVMKVANAKAAGAADGKRLSSAVKAKLA; this is translated from the coding sequence ATGTCAGAAGTGAAGGCAGCTATCCGCGACGACCTCAAGACCGCGATGAAGGCCAAGGACACCCTGGTCACCGGCACGCTGCGCATGCTGCTCTCGGCGATCCAGAACGAGGAGACCTCCGGCACGGCGCACGCGCTGACCGACGAGGAGTTCCTGAAGGTCGTCGCGCGCGAGGTGAAGAAGCGCGGCGAGGCCGCCGAGATCTTCGAGGCCAACGGCCGCGACGAGCTGGCCGCCAAGGAGCGCGCCGAGGCCGAGGTCATGTCCCGCTACCTGCCGAAGCAGCTCGGCGACGACGAGCTGAACGCCCTCGTCGACGCCGCGATCGCGGAGGTGACCGCCGAGCTCGGCGAGGCCCCGACGGTGCGCCAGATGGGCCAGGTCATGAAGGTCGCCAACGCGAAGGCGGCGGGCGCCGCGGACGGCAAGCGCCTCTCGTCCGCCGTCAAGGCGAAGCTCGCGTAG
- a CDS encoding fluoride efflux transporter FluC, protein MTTLLIALGGGFGAVLRYLVDGALRARLSFWATAAINVSGSFVLGLLAGAVAGGGLGGTALAVLGTGVCGGYTTFSTATVETLTLFRDKNYRDGALYGLSTLVASVVAVWGGYALGAL, encoded by the coding sequence ATGACGACGCTCCTCATCGCGCTCGGCGGGGGATTCGGGGCCGTCCTGCGTTACCTGGTCGACGGTGCGCTGCGCGCCCGCCTGTCCTTCTGGGCGACCGCGGCGATCAACGTGTCCGGCTCGTTCGTGCTCGGCCTGCTCGCCGGGGCCGTCGCCGGCGGTGGGCTCGGCGGGACGGCGCTGGCGGTGCTCGGCACCGGTGTGTGCGGCGGCTACACGACCTTCAGCACCGCCACCGTCGAGACCCTGACCTTGTTTCGGGACAAGAACTACCGCGATGGTGCGCTGTACGGGCTGTCCACGCTGGTCGCGAGCGTCGTCGCGGTGTGGGGCGGCTACGCCCTCGGCGCCCTCTGA
- a CDS encoding fluoride efflux transporter FluC yields MRAEVGHWLPHSPFAWSTFTVNLLGAFLLGGIVEALSQRPDDERHRRVRLLLGTGFCGGLTTYSAFALDIHDAAPAVGALYAGATVLLGLVAALAGAAVVRR; encoded by the coding sequence GTGCGCGCCGAGGTGGGGCACTGGCTGCCGCACAGCCCCTTCGCCTGGTCCACCTTCACGGTCAACCTGCTCGGCGCGTTCCTCCTCGGCGGCATCGTCGAGGCTCTGTCCCAGCGGCCCGACGACGAGCGGCACCGCCGCGTCCGGCTGCTGCTCGGCACCGGCTTCTGCGGGGGCCTCACGACCTACAGCGCGTTCGCGCTGGACATCCACGATGCGGCCCCGGCCGTCGGCGCCCTGTACGCCGGTGCGACGGTGCTGCTCGGCCTTGTCGCGGCCCTCGCCGGTGCGGCGGTGGTGCGCCGATGA
- a CDS encoding organic hydroperoxide resistance protein: MSLDVVYTISSTATGGGRDGHVKSATGRIDLDTRPPKEMGGNGEGTNPEELFSAGYAACFLGAIRAVGRNEKVAVPDDTTVDVTVGFGKTESGFGINAAIKATLPGLAQADAEALVAKAHQLCPYSNATRGNIDVDLTTAV, translated from the coding sequence ATGAGCTTGGACGTCGTCTACACCATCTCCTCGACCGCCACCGGTGGCGGCCGCGACGGGCACGTGAAGTCGGCCACCGGCCGCATCGACCTGGACACCCGGCCCCCGAAGGAGATGGGCGGCAACGGCGAGGGCACCAACCCGGAGGAGCTGTTCTCCGCCGGCTACGCGGCGTGCTTCCTGGGCGCGATCCGCGCCGTGGGCCGCAACGAGAAGGTCGCCGTCCCGGACGACACCACCGTCGACGTCACCGTCGGCTTCGGCAAGACCGAGTCCGGCTTCGGCATCAACGCCGCGATCAAGGCCACCCTCCCGGGCCTCGCCCAGGCGGATGCCGAGGCCCTCGTCGCCAAGGCGCACCAGCTGTGCCCGTACTCGAACGCGACGCGCGGCAACATCGACGTCGACCTGACCACCGCGGTCTGA
- a CDS encoding Fur family transcriptional regulator yields MSEVYTAEDRLRGVGLRITAPRVAALGYLDGHPHATADDVAEYLRGRLGTVATQTVYDVLRVCAEKGLLRRIEPAGSAVRYEARVADNHHHLVCRSCAKIVDIDCAVGAAPCLTADDDHGFVIDEAEVTFWGYCPDCAP; encoded by the coding sequence ATGAGTGAGGTGTACACGGCCGAGGACCGGCTGCGGGGCGTGGGTCTGCGGATCACCGCGCCCCGCGTCGCCGCCCTCGGCTACCTCGACGGACACCCGCACGCCACGGCCGACGACGTGGCCGAGTACCTGCGCGGCAGGCTCGGCACCGTCGCCACCCAGACCGTCTACGACGTGCTGCGCGTGTGCGCCGAGAAGGGCCTGCTCCGGCGCATCGAGCCCGCGGGCTCCGCGGTCCGGTACGAGGCGCGCGTCGCCGACAACCACCACCACCTGGTGTGCCGGTCGTGCGCGAAGATCGTCGACATCGACTGCGCCGTCGGCGCCGCGCCCTGCCTCACGGCCGACGACGACCACGGCTTCGTCATCGACGAGGCTGAGGTCACCTTCTGGGGCTACTGCCCCGACTGCGCCCCCTGA
- the phaZ gene encoding poly(3-hydroxyalkanoate) depolymerase, whose product MSDETTTGETTTEVELPDELIATGGQRIRVRYRPGVGVPLVLCNGIGASLEVLDPFVDALDPQRPVLRFDVPGVGESPTSILPYGFPYLAWVLGRVLDKLDIGVVDILGLSWGGALAQQFAFQNPMRCRRLILVSTGTGAIMVPGDPRVLRKMVTPRRFRDPEYAAQVAGELYGGGVRDDGMAVGETFSRQMHAGSKMGYLHQLLAGSVWTSIFALPVIRQKTLLVFGEDDPIIPMINGRIFETLLPRATLYRHDGGHVDLVTRSDVLAPVIDDFLGTPHLGKRQWRGRVAGLLTPGD is encoded by the coding sequence ATGAGCGACGAGACGACGACGGGCGAGACGACGACCGAGGTCGAGCTGCCCGACGAGCTGATCGCCACCGGTGGGCAGCGGATCCGAGTGCGGTACCGGCCCGGCGTCGGCGTGCCCCTGGTGCTGTGCAACGGGATCGGCGCGAGCCTCGAGGTGCTGGACCCGTTCGTGGACGCCCTCGACCCGCAGCGCCCCGTGCTCCGGTTCGACGTGCCGGGCGTGGGCGAGTCGCCGACGTCGATCCTGCCGTACGGGTTCCCCTATCTCGCGTGGGTGCTGGGCCGGGTGCTCGACAAGCTGGACATCGGCGTCGTCGACATCCTCGGCCTCTCCTGGGGTGGGGCGCTGGCCCAGCAGTTCGCCTTCCAGAACCCGATGCGCTGCCGGCGCCTGATCCTGGTGTCCACCGGCACCGGCGCGATCATGGTGCCCGGCGACCCGCGGGTGCTCCGGAAGATGGTCACGCCGCGGCGGTTCCGCGATCCCGAGTACGCGGCGCAGGTCGCGGGCGAGCTGTACGGCGGCGGGGTCCGTGACGATGGGATGGCCGTCGGCGAGACGTTCTCGCGGCAGATGCACGCCGGCTCGAAGATGGGCTACCTGCACCAGCTGCTGGCCGGCTCGGTGTGGACGTCGATCTTCGCGCTGCCGGTGATCCGGCAGAAGACGCTGCTCGTCTTCGGCGAGGACGACCCGATCATCCCCATGATCAACGGGCGGATCTTCGAGACGCTGCTGCCGCGGGCCACGCTGTACCGGCACGACGGCGGCCACGTGGACCTCGTGACCCGCTCCGACGTGCTGGCCCCGGTGATCGACGACTTCCTGGGGACGCCCCACCTGGGGAAGCGGCAGTGGCGCGGGCGGGTGGCCGGTCTGCTCACACCTGGCGACTGA
- a CDS encoding MaoC family dehydratase: protein MTTTISTPQDLLGLVGQPLGTTEWMTIDQERVNLFADATGDHQWIHVDPEKAAAGPYGRTIAHGYLTLSLAPLFIAEALVIEKVQAGVNYGLNKVRFPAPVPVGARVRAAVELAGAQEKPAGIEAVIRLTYEVDGADRPACIAETVVLYR from the coding sequence ATGACCACCACGATCTCCACCCCCCAGGACCTGCTCGGCCTCGTCGGGCAGCCGCTCGGCACCACCGAGTGGATGACGATCGACCAGGAGCGCGTCAACCTCTTCGCCGACGCCACCGGTGACCACCAGTGGATCCACGTCGACCCGGAGAAGGCCGCCGCCGGGCCGTACGGGCGCACCATCGCCCACGGCTACCTCACGCTCTCGCTGGCCCCGCTGTTCATCGCCGAGGCGCTGGTGATCGAGAAGGTCCAGGCCGGCGTCAACTACGGCCTCAACAAGGTGCGCTTCCCGGCGCCCGTCCCCGTCGGAGCGCGGGTGCGTGCCGCCGTGGAACTCGCCGGGGCACAGGAGAAGCCGGCCGGGATCGAGGCCGTCATCCGCCTGACCTACGAGGTCGACGGTGCCGACCGTCCGGCGTGCATCGCCGAGACGGTGGTGTTGTACCGATGA